A part of Leishmania infantum JPCM5 genome chromosome 13 genomic DNA contains:
- a CDS encoding putative 40S ribosomal protein S4, protein MAAILAYVHGLYTCASLSYRSPSLCLCLPRVYNGSLFHHLPTTTKRPAATRQQHRRNIIYTDTYTLCITEKRPSTVICALPSMEHAHTPQTCTAVTRGGDGPRATSCTVVRCSSSPPLLPWHLIAVAISILFFSIDTSTTFLRTPTSLLTYLLAAPLCALPPPSNIHTCARNTRFGPTRAAHKQEERNTFPSFLGRARRPRNALPTKMAKKHLKRLYAPKDWMLSKLTGVFAPRPRPGPHKLRECLPLLVIIRNRLKYALNAREGEMILRQGLVHVDNHPRRDGKYPAGFMDVVEIPKTGDRFRLMYDVKGRFALVSLSEAEAQIKLMKVVNLYTATGRVPVAVTHDGHRIRYPDPHTSIGDTIVYNVKEKKCVDLIKNRQGKAVIVTGGANRGRIGEIVKVECHPGAFNIAHLKDASGAEFATRAANIFVIGKDLNHLQVTVPKQQGLRMNVIQEREERLIAAEARKNAPARGARKARK, encoded by the coding sequence ATGGCTGCTATATTGGCCTACGTGCATGGCCTTTACACATGTGCATCCCTTTCTTATCGAAGCCCatccctctgcctctgtctCCCGCGAGTATATAACGGCTCGCTTTTCCACCATCTGCCCACCACAACGAAGAGACCTGCCGCAACGCGGCAGCAACATCGTCGCAACATCATATACACAGATACATATACGCTGTGTATAACAGAAAAGCGGCCTTCAACAGTAATTTGTGCTCTTCCAAGTATggaacacgcgcacacccccCAGACATGCACTGCCGTTACAAGAGGCGGGGATGGACCACGTGCAACGTCTTGTACTGTTGTCAGGTGTTCTTCATCACCGCCCCTTCTGCCATGGCATCTCATCGCAGTCGCAATAAGCATATTATTCTTCTCGATCGATACCTCAACCACCTTTCTTCGAACCCCTACCTCGCTCCTCACCTACCTCCTTGCTGCTCCTCTGTGCgcgctcccccccccctcaaacatacacacgtgcgcgcgcaacACACGCTTCGGCCCGACTCGCGCTGCACATAAGCAAGAGGAACGCAACACCTTCCCCTCATTTCTCGGTCGAGCTCGACGCCCCCGCAACGCTCTTCCCACAAAGATGGCCAAGAAGCACCTCAAGCGCTTGTATGCGCCCAAGGACTGGATGCTGAGCAAGCTGACCGGCGTGTTCGCGCCGCGTCCGCGTCCGGGTCCGCACAAGCTGCGCGagtgcctgccgctgctggtgatcATCCGCAACCGGCTGAAGTACGCGCTGAACGCGCGCGAGGGTGAGATGATCCTGCGCCAGGGTCTGGTGCACGTGGACAACCACccgcgccgcgacggcaaGTACCCCGCCGGTTTCATGGACGTGGTCGAGATCCCAAAGACGGGCGACCGCTTCCGCCTGATGTACGACGTCAAGGGCCGCTTCGCGTTGGTGAGCCTgtccgaggcggaggcgcagatCAAGCTGATGAAGGTGGTGAATCTGTACACGGCCACCGGCCGCGTGCCGGTCGCCGTGACGCACGACGGCCACCGCATCCGCTACCCGGACCCGCACACCTCCATTGGTGACACCATCGTGTACAACGTCAAGGAGAAGAAGTGCGTGGACCTGATCAAGAACCGCCAGGGCAAGGCCGTGATCGTGACCGGCGGCGCCAACCGCGGCCGCATCGGCGAGATCGTGAAGGTGGAGTGCCACCCCGGTGCGTTCAACATTGCGCACCTGAAGGACGCGTCGGGCGCCGAGTTCGCCACCCGCGCCGCGAACATCTTCGTGATCGGCAAGGACCTGAACCACCTGCAGGTAACGGTGCCGAAGCAGCAGGGTCTGCGCATGAATGTGATCCAggagcgcgaggagcgcCTGATCGCGGCCGAGGCTCGCAAGAACGCGCCAGCTCGTGGTGCCCGCAAGGCCCGCAAGTGA
- a CDS encoding putative XPA-interacting protein — protein sequence MVDTSSSAAASASPAVTTSADATTPVVILVVGMAGTGKTTLVHRMQHYAHTSGIRSYFINLDPAVTHTPYNVNIDIRDSVQYGEVMKNYRLGPNGAIMTSLNLFATKIHQVVSLLEKKKETLDWIIVDTPGQIEVFTWSASGHLIADSFGAVLPTVLLFVADTVRCVSSPQTFVSTMLYSSGIMLKQQVPLVVVFNKTDVVSADSVIAWMRDNDALDEAVTNPRRSNQSRRAVSGEPGDGEDADWRGEGTRIGVAALGSQDVLLANQGNSYAGTLAQSMSLFLHEFYEDLPYAAVSAASGAGMSELAASIERGKQQALEAKAARSAH from the coding sequence ATGGTCGACACATCTTCGTCTGCCGCGGCCTCAGCCTCGCCAGCCGTCACGACCTCTGCCGACGCGACAACGCCGGTGGTGATCCTTGTGGTAGGCATGGCCGGTACTGGCAAAACAACGCTGGTGCATCGCATGCAGCACTACGCCCACACGAGCGGCATCCGCTCGTACTTCATCAATCTCGACCCCGCCGTGACCCACACCCCGTATAACGTGAACATCGACATCCGTGACAGCGTGCAGTATGGGGAGGTCATGAAGAACTACCGGCTGGGCCCGAACGGCGCCATCATGACGTCGCTGAACCTCTTCGCCACAAAGATTCACCAGgtcgtgtcgctgctggagaagaagaaggagaCGCTGGACTGGATCATCGTGGACACACCTGGCCAGATTGAGGTGTTCACATGGTCCGCCTCAGGGCATCTCATCGCGGATTCCTTTGGCGCTGTGCTCCCCACGGTGCTCCTCTTTGTCGCGGACACGGTGCGTTGTGTGAGCAGCCCGCAAACCTTCGTGTCGACCATGTTGTACTCGAGCGGCATCATGCTCAAGCAGCAGGTGCCCCTCGTCGTGGTGTTCAACAAGACCGACGTGGTCTCTGCAGACTCGGTGATTGCGTGGATGCGGGACAACGACGCGCTCGACGAGGCCGTGACCAACCCCCGTCGCAGCAATCAGAGCAGACGCGCCGTCTCCGGAGAGCccggcgatggcgaggacGCCGACTGGAGGGGCGAGGGCACGCGCATCGGGGTGGCCGCGCTCGGCTCCCAGgacgtgctgctcgccaaCCAGGGGAACAGCTATGCGGGGACACTGGCGCAGTCTATGTCTCTGTTTCTGCATGAGTTCTACGAAGACTTGCCGTACGCGGCAGTATCGGCGGCATCGGGTGCGGGCATGAGCGAGCTCGCAGCCTCCATTGAGCGGGGCAAGCAACAAGCACTGGAGGCAAAGGCAGCGCGTAGTGCACACTGA
- a CDS encoding DNA/RNA non-specific endonuclease-like protein — translation MGCGTCCRNESPLLALASPLALCFLLLPMCGSLLPVLLSPRSICFRVFGAVVVVLGGLEKHLRRSTQMESVPASPAALQPSTLSSSRDCVAPEVSSPSLFSLFPPCCAQAARRLLHDHAYFAAGALRGARAQPTPASSLSSPAPSQPLKLWLTCATAAVAGTCGVIVGAHLSLWLSRRAARLYTQREAKYRNPLQLLPSPAAAAWPGSWWWRRLWCSSAHRSVCETRRLDYGHAAEWLAACTGHRWLPQRISRPTLLKLYSPARHSRQSSADRDTAKEVQWGTRMINKGTRPLAKRSAAAAAASRGSTASLAASALFSIARLTRAPLHQWQPLPQHLVDVFVSATCQNTENPRSATRVAASPLLCLPRQGFTLLYDPVARLSVWCGYYLTRETVDRARRQNRCITFFTDRSLDKTARRVPAELKARGHDRGHLAPHASVAASPQAAIEAALLSNVLLQHRQINRGVWRWLEAATRAYVRQLPLADVPHAVAIQQQRVRKESSTGAVGAGTASLSEAASSTQAGPMSVPPRHGAGCKGRRGRPPKSASSLFVSPARCCSTCGQAAKRSSRSGLHRGLPRDSELIARLLAAPGVGSGAGSHLRLQGDGARGCVARTLRCCREWWRWWWPHCSGAAFHRQREREVAVNVGPLYYKRTNDVGLGSWRGSSTATGRTPAIAAASSDAVALPLLCCYRSRQVMQRRRPGNAASPPTWSSPPPPPPQQSLFIPDAFFFSLWNVHTHEHVHLIVPNHPDAASIRAVTAAVAARRSTAAGAAASKSFPSRRRRRHRSTHPSRWSSDGLETALRSLVVSTVELEQLFAESLVELRSRCMSAGVTDATSRDSMSNIDRAAPSVALRTHFSLFPVYRQRWMWRHCGIGGGGR, via the coding sequence ATGGGTTGCGGGACATGCTGCCGCAACGAGTCGCCATTGCTTGCGTTggcctctcctctcgctctctgtttTCTGCTGCTCCCCATGTGcggctctctcctccctgtgcttctctctccgaGGTCGATCTGTTTCCGTGTCTTcggagcggtggtggtggtgttgggtGGCCTCGAAAAACATCTACGAAGAAGCACGCAGATGGAGAGCGTACCCGCTAGCCCGGCCGCTCTGCAACCATCGACACTCAGCTCATCACGCGACTGCGTAGCACCAGAGGTCTCGTCGCCTTCACTGTTTTCGCTCTTTCCGCCGTGttgcgcgcaggcggcgcggcgcctgTTGCATGACCACGCGTACTTCGCAGCTggggcgctgcgcggcgctcgtgcaCAGCCGACGCCAGCATCATCGCTGTCGTCCcccgcgccgtcgcagccgctTAAGCTGTGGCTGACAtgtgccaccgcagcagttGCGGGCACCTGCGGTGTGATCGTCGGCGCGCACCTGAGCCTGTGGCtgagccgccgcgcagctcgcTTGTACACTCAGCGCGAGGCCAAGTACCGCAatccgctgcagctgctgccctctcccgcagcagccgcatgGCCGGGGTcatggtggtggcggaggctCTGGTGCAGCTCAGCGCATCGATCCGTGTGCGAGACGCGGCGGCTCGACTACGGACATGCCGCGGAGTGGTTGGCTGCCTGCACAGGCCACCGCTGGCTCCCACAGCGCATCTCACGGCCCACGCTGCTGAAGCTCTACTCCCCTGCGCGCCACTCacggcagagcagcgccgatCGCGACACGGCCAAAGAAGTTCAGTGGGGCACGCGTATGATAAACAAAGGCACGCGCCCTCTCGCAAAgcgctccgccgctgccgcagcagcgtccagGGGCTCTACCGCCTCCCTTGCCGCCTCGGCACTCTTCTCCATCGCACGCCTCACACGAGCACCCTTGCATCAGTGGcaaccgctgccgcagcacttGGTAGACGTTTTCGTCTCCGCTACTTGCCAGAATACCGAAAACCCGCGTTCTGCGACTCGGgtggctgcgtcgccgcttcTGTGTCTGCCGCGCCAGGGGTTTACCCTATTATACGACCCCGTCGCCCGCCTTTCTGTGTGGTGCGGGTACTATCTCACCCGCGAAACGGTCGACCGTGCACGGCGACAGAACCGCTGCATCACCTTCTTCACGGACCGCTCACTGGACAAGACAGCGCGACGGGTACCGGCAGAGCTAAAGGCACGCGGACACGATCGCGGTCATCTCGCCCCGCATGCATCCGTCGCCGCGAGCCCACAGGCGGCCATCGAGGCGGCTCTGCTGTCGAatgtgctgctgcaacaCCGCCAGATCAACCGAGGCGTGTGGCGCTGGCTGgaagcggcgacgagggcgtACGTGCGACAGCTGCCGCTTGCCGATGTGCCGCACGCCGTGGCgattcagcagcagcgcgtgagAAAGGAAAGCTCGACTGGAGCTGTGGGTGCAGGGACTGCGTCCCTTTCAGAAGCCGCAAGCTCCACGCAGGCGGGTCCAATGTCTGTACCTccgcgccacggcgctggtTGTAAGGGACGCCGTGGACGTCCGCCGAAGTCGGCGTCATCACTTTTTGTTTCAccagctcgctgctgctctaccTGTGGTCAGGCAGCGAAGAGGAGCAGTCGCAGCGGCTTACACCGAGGCTTACCGCGGGACAGTGAGCTCATCGCCCGCCTGCTCGCCGCACCGGGCGTCGGAAGCGGGGCTGGCTCGCACTTGAGACTCCAAGGAGATGGTGCTCGGGGATGCGTGGCACGAACGCTTCGATGCTGCCGGGaatggtggcggtggtggtggccgcactgcagcggtgcagccTTTCATCGCCAGCGTGAGCGCGAGGTCGCTGTCAATGTAGGGCCGCTTTACTACAAACGGACGAATGATGTAGGGCTGGGCAGCTGgcggggcagcagcacggcgacAGGGAGGACGCCCGCTATCGCTGCAGCATCATCGGATGCCGTCGCACTGCCTCTTTTGTGCTGCTACAGGTCGCGGCAGGTCATGCAACGGCGGAGGCCTGGAAACGCAGCCTCGCCTCCGACATGgtcctcgccgccaccgccgccgccgcagcagtcgctCTTCATCCCTGacgccttcttcttctcgCTCTGGAACGTGCACACTCACGAGCATGTGCACCTGATCGTACCAAACCACCCCGACGCAGCTTCGATACGAGCGGTCActgcggccgtggcggccaggcgttcgacagcagcgggagcagcggcgtcgaagTCGTTCCCatcgcgacgacgacgacggcaccgctCGACGCACCCGTCGAGATGGTCGTCAGACGGTTTGGAGACGGCTCTACGATCCCTCGTTGTGTCTACAGTAGAGCTGGAACAACTTTTCGCCGAGTCGTTGGTGGAGCTGCGCTCACGATGCATGTCGGCCGGAGTGACGGACGCGACCAGTCGCGACAGCATGAGCAACATCGATCGCGCCGCTCCGTCGGTAGCGCTGCGGACGCACTTTAGCCTCTTCCCAGTCTATCGACAGCGATGGATGTGGCGGCACTGCGGCAttggtggtggcggtcgcTGA